A single window of Lepisosteus oculatus isolate fLepOcu1 chromosome 29, fLepOcu1.hap2, whole genome shotgun sequence DNA harbors:
- the LOC138225563 gene encoding cathepsin K-like, with amino-acid sequence MKAVIVLASVVLCLHLGTCIDPSLDLEWENWKIKHKKPTNRADDQQRREIWEKNYGVIESHNKRYREGKETYEMGMNRFGDLTTEEFVKLTKMRTLSRMALPSSTNVMLSATDLRLAASTLNVTSIDYRTMGYVTPVQDQGICGSCYAFSAAGALEAQWKKKTGTLITLSKQQLIDCSTSEGNIGCTGGLPDLSYDYIIKNGGIQAEATYPYAMQNQICTADKSKIVATLSDWKFLPVGDEQALQDALVTIGPVAVAIDGSTINFQFYRQGIFSDSKCTIWNLSHATVLIGFGTEGSANYWTIKNSWGPYWGEKGYFRLAKNKGNVCGISQYGVVPFL; translated from the exons ATGAAGGCTGTCATCGTCTTGGCCTCTGTGGTTCTCTGCCTCCACCTGGGCACCTGCATTGACCCTTCCCTGGACTTGGAGTGGGAGAACTGGAAGATTAAACACAAGAAACCCACCAACAGA GCTGATGACCAACAGAGAAGAGAAATCTGGGAGAAGAACTACGGAGTTATCGAGAGTCACAACAAGAGATACAGAGAAGGCAAGGAGACATATGAAATGGGCATGAACCGATTTGGAGACCTG ACCACTGAAGAGTTTGTGAAGCTGACAAAGATGAGAACGTTGTCAAGAATGGCACTGCCCAGCAGCACTAATGTGATGTTGTCGGCCACAGACTTGCGCCTGGCAGCCAGCACGCTGAACGTCACGAGCATTGATTACAGGACCATGGGCTACGTCACTCCAGTCCAGGATCAG GGGATCTGTGGGAGCTGTTACGCATTCAGCGCTGCTGGAGCTTTGGAGGCTCAGTGGAAGAAGAAGACAGGCACGCTGATTACTTTGAGCAAACAGCAGCTGATAGACTGCTCCACCTCAGAAGGAAATATAGGCTGCACAGGAGGTCTTCCTGATCTGTCCTATGATTACATCATAAAGAATGGAGGAATCCAGGCTGAGGCCACCTACCCCTATGCCATGCAG AACCAGATCTGCACTGCTGACAAGAGCAAGATTGTGGCCACACTCAGTGACTGGAAGTTCCTGCCCGTTGGTGATGAACAGGCTCTACAAGACGCTTTAGTCACCATTGGCCCAGTGGCAGTTGCCATAGATGGTTCAACTATCAATTTCCAGTTCTACAGACAAG GCATCTTTTCTGACTCCAAGTGCACCATTTGGAACCTGTCTCATGCCACAGTTTTGATTGGATTCGGTACAGAGGGATCTGCTAACTATTGGACAATCAAGAACAG CTGGGGGCCCTACTGGGGGGAGAAGGGCTATTTCCGCCTGGCCAAGAACAAAGGAAACGTGTGTGGGATCAGCCAGTATGGAGTTGTCCCTTTCTTGTGA